The following coding sequences lie in one Yamadazyma tenuis chromosome 3, complete sequence genomic window:
- a CDS encoding uncharacterized protein (COG:G; EggNog:ENOG503NWXD): MENIQLQDLRGLGSSTGHTLEDLPVVNSKDNIIGMQSVRAHTSEHDDSSQEEEPEYPEGGFRAYLVLLGSFLGLTANFGLVNSSGAIQTYLATHQLSESSASTIAWIFSIYLALAFGGTIFVGPYFDTRGSLSPMVGGTLLVFVGLMAAANSTKVWHFILSLSLCVGVGNAMCISPLVGVISHWFHRQIGFAIGLSSMGGSVGGMVIPIMLRSLYQKVGYAWAIRSLAFMCLGLSLISTFLIKERFTKSVSNDDYDSKRHKFVGVSKKLFNLNSLTDSKFIFLVLGVLLGEMGILCATTYYGTYAIAQGVSESESYILFTLYSAAGVLGRLCLSFISDRLGHFNVMLIMILSTSLSMLAVWLPFGSHHAILYVFIILLGFFSASIFSTTPACLRQITPVRDFGSKYGLMYFLVSCGNLVGIPLGSAIISDSSKFHYNMFALFCGVEVKKQIARGLLDDLDKLKAMSTTVCNESLPSSIACIVNDYTKTRGRIELIINSKTLYWALDVVKGIGAYSDSETPNIGWITNIFDGEDDDDYGTTYSKERYFSSERKKEVLMTEEIILSLRKRDDKNTTREAKIQKKRFDEILQCLRTRNDRGENEDKKDEKEIACIILEELKDYKAELINTQFEVLDDRIVCLVDNYTEVDGTIEFTINSRVLDWASAVASGTTFPDRPTSYWVMRSTIENREPYFGLESAPKYHSGQNSSLREVKKFLANGNHPPPYSNKKDS; the protein is encoded by the exons TTCGCAGGAAGAAGAGCCTGAATATCCCGAAGGAGGATTCCGGGCGTATCTTGTTTTACTTGGGTCATTTCTTGGACTAACGGCCAACTTCGGGCTTGTGAATTCTCTGGGAGCTATACAGACCTATTTAGCCACCCACCAGCTTTCGGAATCTTCTGCATCGACCATCGCGTGGATTTTTTCCATCTATTTAGCTTTGGCATTCGGAGGAACCATATTTGTGGGCCCTTATTTCGATACAAGAGGTTCTCTTTCACCAATGGTTGGAGGTACCTTGTTAGTCTTTGTTGGGTTGATGGCTGCTGCCAACAGCACAAAAGTATGGCACTTTATATTGTCACTTTCTTTATGTGTGGGAGTGGGAAATGCCATGTGCATAAGTCCTTTGGTGGGAGTTATCAGCCACTGGTTCCACAGACAAATCGGATTTGCTATTGGTCTTAGCTCCATGGGTGGTTCAGTTGGTGGAATGGTGATTCCTATAATGTTGAGAAGTCTTTACCAGAAGGTGGGATATGCTTGGGCCATTCGCAGTTTGGCATTCATGTGCTTGGGACTTTCGTTGATATCGACATTTTTGATTAAAGAGCGGTTTACAAAACTGGTTTCAAATGATGACTATGACTCCAAAAGACATAAGTTTGTGGGAGTTAGTAAGAAGCTTTTCAACCTCAATTCTTTAACAGATTCTAAGttcattttcttggtgttAGGAGTGTTATTAGGAGAAATGGGGATCCTCTGTGCTACTACTTACTATGGAACCTATGCCATTGCTCAGGGTGTTTCTGAAAGTGAATCATATATCTTGTTTACGTTATACAGTGCTGCAGGTGTATTGGGAAGGCTATGTCTTAGTTTCATTAGTGATAGACTCGGCCATTTTAACGTGATGCTTATAATGATATTGAGTACATCCCTTTCAATGTTGGCGGTCTGGCTTCCGTTTGGCTCACATCATGCCATCTTGTATGTGTTTATCATCCTTCTAGGTTTCTTTTCTGCTCTGATTTTTTCTACGACCCCAGCGTGTTTGAGACAGATTACTCCTGTGAGGGATTTTGGCTCCAAGTATGGTCTCATGTACTTTCTTGTCAGTTGTGGGAATTTGGTGGGGATTCCGTTAGGAAGTGCAATTATTCTGGACCTGAGTAAATTTCATTACAATATGTTTGCGTTGTTCTGTGG AGTCGAAGTTAAGAAGCAAATAGCTCGTGGCCTCTTAGAtgacttggacaagttgaaagcaATGTCAACTACCGTTTGTAACGAATCGTTACCTCTGTCCATCGCATGTATTGTCAATGACTATACGAAAACACGTGGCCGCATTGAACTTATAATAAACCTGAAGACTTTATATTGGGCTCTTGACGTGGTGAAAGGTATTGGAGCATATTCTGATTCGGAAACCCCCAATATAGGTTGGATTACAAATATTTTTGACGGagaagacgatgacgacTATGGTACTACTtactccaaagaaagatATTTCAGCTCTGAACGTAAGAAGGAAGTTTTGATGACAGAAGAAATTATCTTATCTTTAAGAAAGAGAGATGATAAAAAC ACTACCAGAGAAGCCAAAATTCAGAAGAAAAGGTTTGATGAGATCTTGCAGTGTCTAAGAACCAGAAACGATAGGGGagaaaatgaagacaagaaagatgAGAAAGAAATCGCTTGCATTATATTagaagaattgaaggatTACAAAGCCGAGCTTATCAACACTCAATTCGAGGTGCTAGATGACAGAATTGTGTGTCTTGTGGATAATTACACTGAAGTAGATGGAACAATAGAATTCACAATAAATCTGAGAGTTTTAGACTGGGCTAGTGCTGTTGCTAGTGGGACTACTTTTCCAGATAGACCCACAAGCTATTGGGTAATGAGATCGACCATCGAAAATCGTGAACCTTATTTCGGGCTCGAAAGTGCTCCAAAATACCATCTGGGGCAAAACCTGTCTTTGAGAGAAGTCAAAAAGTTTCTCGCTAATGGAAATCATCCACCTCCGTACCTGAATAAGAAGGATTCATAA
- the ACB1 gene encoding acyl-CoA-binding protein (ACBP)/diazepam binding inhibitor (DBI)/endozepine (EP) (COG:I; EggNog:ENOG503P6WC) — protein sequence MVSALFEEKAAAVKDLPKRPNDDELLKLYGLFKQATVGDNNTSKPGFLDLKGKYKWEAWNELKGTTQDDAESQYIDLADELIGKYSS from the exons ATGGTTTCTGCATTATTCGAAGAAAAG GCTGCAGCAGTCAAAGACTTACCAAAAAGACCCAACGATGAcgaattgttgaagttataCGGCTTGTTCAAGCAGGCCACTGTTGGCGACAACAACACCTCCAAGCCTGGattcttggacttgaagggCAAGTACAAATGGGAGGCCTGGAACGAATTGAAGGGCACCACCCAGGATGATGCCGAGTCTCAGTACATCGACCTTGCTGACGAATTGATTGGCAAGTACTCCAGTTGA
- a CDS encoding uncharacterized protein (EggNog:ENOG503P6Z9; COG:S), which yields MALFDRFCFYYYLIHIPVTVLIDSSVVVTPVFRFQEWIIDFHVATNKDILMTSKPLWFKGFVWIELLFQLPWFVYAMVAQHSVTWHLLNVVYGVNASLTTFACILYVIGEGPLHGLSDTETWKLVGVYVPYVVLPLVILAGSFRRIRASTKV from the coding sequence ATGGCACTTTTCGATCGGTTCTGCTTCTACTACTACCTTATTCACATCCCAGTGACGGTGTTGATCGACTcgtcggtggtggtaaCACCGGTATTTCGGTTCCAGGAGTGGATCATTGACTTCCATGTGGCCACCAATAAAGATATCTTGATGACGTCCAAACCGCTTTGGTTCAAGGGATTTGTGTGGATCGAGTTATTATTCCAACTTCCATGGTTTGTGTACGCGATGGTGGCCCAGCATTCGGTCACGTGGCACTTGTTGAATGTGGTGTATGGAGTCAATGCGCTGTTGACGACGTTTGCGTGTATTTTATATGTGATTGGTGAAGGTCCTCTCCATGGGTTGAGTGATACAGAAACCTGGAAACTTGTCGGGGTCTACGTGCCATACGTGGTGCTTCCGTTGGTAATTCTCGCCGGTAGCTTCCGTCGGATCAGAGCGTCCACCAAAGTATAA
- the rex2 gene encoding Phosphatidylinositol 3,4,5-trisphosphate-dependent Rac exchanger 2 protein (EggNog:ENOG503NYIP; COG:L; BUSCO:EOG09264V2U), giving the protein MKPSKPLVWIDCEMTGLNINTDHIIEVCCLITDGDLNVVDDCYESTVYYDESVLQKMDAWCTKTHTESGLWNKVISNPDRTVSKVQDELLAFITKYVDIHKGLLAGNSVHMDKFFMMKEFPKVIDHLHYRLVDVSSLSEVGKRHNPKLMSVQPRKKKDHTAKSDILESIEQLRWLRETYLKSEEESRDTIDKLSRARSNSS; this is encoded by the coding sequence ATGAAGCCATCCAAGCCGTTGGTGTGGATCGATTGCGAGATGACGGGtctcaacatcaacacTGACCATATTATTGAGGTGTGTTGTTTGATAACCGATGGTGATTTAAATGTGGTGGATGACTGCTACGAATCCACCGTGTACTATGATGAATCggttcttcaaaaaatgGATGCCTGGTGCACGAAAACCCACACGGAGTCAGGTTTATGGAATAAGGTAATCAGTAATCCTGACAGAACTGTTTCCAAGGTTCAAGACGAGCTTTTGGCATTTATCACAAAGTACGTGGATATTCACAAGGGTCTTTTGGCAGGTAATTCGGTTCATATGGATAAATTTTTCATGATGAAAGAGTTTCCAAAGGTGATAGATCATTTACACTATCGGCTTGTAGATGTGAGTTCTCTCTCAGAGGTTGGCAAGCGTCACAACCCCAAATTGATGAGTGTTCAGCCACGGAAAAAGAAGGATCATACTGCCAAACTGgatattcttgaaagcATCGAACAGTTACGGTGGTTGAGAGAAACATACTTGAAGAGCGAAGAGGAGTCTCGTGACACAATCGACAAGTTGTCCCGTGCCCGTAGTAACAGTAGTTAA
- the RIM15 gene encoding rim15, signal transduction response regulator (EggNog:ENOG503NVW1; COG:T) — MSKDDFFHQPLFQLSQTNLRDLERSVSPREIIPNNSDVSDLPQSNARFNDLIQGQIDLSLASSNNPTTVLELDLDGNIKYLSKNWEIIVGTKVKKMIQKPISSFIIGNNEDDLNVFNYAIEKMIKDDDSYKIQFITATDDKSIPDYEINITPNNSVEESETENDLQREYQPIGGFSSPLSFTENVVQHEDAIDIDDMDDEVETAGSDTSSKVSNNGGIIELEAQGILIHDSKTHLPTHSIWTIKPYVPLDLDLTIPSQLIDLLGFGSTIFENYLLELKESKTADETSVPQPQTVLCHICEQQIPAWFLEKHSDLCIVEHRTSEDLQLCHDLISDQKELILRIFESLYQQNVNNYSYAYNQVNSSSSSLGSSISSSSSVSSAVLDYKGLPLPNSSSNEQLNVTHFQSKPVLPIKKFPFGILSRLIELCDEALAINPIEINQNGEPRFSPNTEKSISMIVNFKPFETSDKAIKLIIQDTQSLINDKIDTLSRLYSVLKISEKIKKEVDELVLASVTDTVSRIKEQMNSSKSNSNSISNSTLNSPIDLNSPIHSGKLTPSSSRFSPRPSQARIHSPQPLKSPRTTSPQNLQPPPIITASSSEDSSNSPNYPSITPKDILLRGRSSNMEFSRSSNSISSLSSPRSRRNSKDITIEGFNELVLTKHKTSDSDHSSPMRSSPATVSSMPIPNSNVNIGHNHFYSPGHNLSSLQRNTPSSSPLISHSQIHNDSLERPDKAYLNISGTSKTVTKPPLSPLLVSQTPATKPSAGSIKDYEIIKAISKGAFGSVFLAKRKLTGDYVAIKCLKKSDMVAKNQILNVKSERAVMMKQSDSPYVAQLYSSFQTNNYLYLVMEYLNGGDCATLIKMLGTLGVDWTRRYVAEVIVGVEDLHKRGIIHRDLKPDNLLIDSTGHLKLTDFGLSRMGVIGRQRLQRKSSSSEHGVELFRRSLASTVTPGSPRLSFDGPVFEASNGGKRASSVTPFSLSPTVDQRNSISSPLSETRQTESRISIDQVPSESRSEPQSSDRSKKYDSPNLNPSLPRTSSETSFAIVEDDFHVSPSQSAKVTSYKLYDPQETSEIKFVGTPDYLAPETIRGVGQSEASDWWSLGCIMFEFLFGYPPYHSSTPQQVFTNILNGEIDWPKLSEEDFDEICPPAAKNLIERLLNVNPEDRLGYGGSDEIKRHQYFNGIDWDNLFNEIPSFIPQLDDPESTEYFDKRGADISQFPKDESESSDEDRGSNDDMKLRIRDDNLGSGTSESKGTTSTNSSSNSRRGSLSAGTKRERRSSKLTDPSEFGSFYFRNLNVLEKANKDVINRLKSEHLEHRGSFSSSSSDSTPIRSRGYSFGEKPNFSLNLNNSGSVGLGLASSFGPGSSSSTPVSATNSASGYFGPPLKDASPFKRPVSPMLTAFNRAPSPMKDLTGSPPSFKQHERIGSGHSSDDIPDFGKLSPNDPPAMRHRSSVNSLARNSFKDSPTSSDTEDNSRALMRVQKRRESSRRQMMNINELDILYCEPIPIVRHVIMNYFEKLGCIVVLVNDGDELIRRATGQVKFDMIFTALKLPKIGGIDAVKLIRHTNGVNSQTPLVAITSFAKEATQSGQFSEVLEKPVEFECLRQCLARSRSDEVFESDTEK; from the coding sequence ATGTCCAAGGATGATTTTTTCCATCAGCCGTTGTTCCAGCTATCGCAAACCAACCTTCGTGACCTAGAAAGGTCGGTGAGTCCTCGGGAAATCATACCCAACAACTCCGATGTATCTGATCTTCCTCAATCCAACGCTAGATTCAATGATTTAATTCAAGGTCAAATCGACTTGAGCTTAGCATCTTCTAACAACCCCACGACGGTGTTAGAACTAGACTTGGATGGCAACATCAAGTACCTCAGTAAGAATTGGGAAATAATAGTAGGAACAAAGGTAAAGAAGATGATTCAAAAGCCAATATCCAGTTTTATAATTGGCaataatgaagatgacttgAACGTGTTCAACTATGCCATAGAGAAAATGatcaaagatgatgacagCTACAAAATCCAGTTTATTACTGCTACTGATGATAAGTCCATTCCGGACTATGAAATCAATATAACTCCTAACAACTCTGTTGAGGAGAGCGAAACTGAAAACGATTTACAAAGGGAATACCAACCAATAGGTGGGTTCTCCAGTCCTTTGAGCTTTACGGAAAATGTTGTACAACATGAAGATGCGATAGATATAGATGACATGGACGATGAAGTGGAAACAGCCGGTTCTGATACGAGTTCCAAGGTGTCGAACAATGGAGGAATCATTGAGTTGGAAGCTCAGGGGATTCTTATCCATGATTCCAAGACTCACCTTCCTACGCACTCTATTTGGACAATCAAACCATATGTTCCGTTGGACTTGGATCTTACCATACCCAGTCAGTTGATCGACTTACTTGGATTTGGGTCGACGATTTTCGAAAACTATTTGcttgaattgaaggagCTGAAGACCGCCGATGAAACACTGGTGCCACAACCACAGACTGTTCTTTGTCATATTTGTGAGCAACAAATCCCTGCTTGGTTTTTGGAGAAGCATAGTGACTTGTGTATTGTTGAACACAGAACCAGCGAAGACTTGCAATTGTGTCATGACTTAATAAGCGACCAGAAGGAGTTAATCTTGagaatctttgaaagctTGTATCAACAAAATGTCAATAACTACAGCTATGCGTACAACCAGGTCAACTCTTCAAGCAGTTCTTTGGGCTCATCTATTTCCTCGTCTTCGAGTGTCTCGTCAGCCGTTTTGGACTATAAAGGTCTTCCTCttccaaattcttcttcaaatgagCAGCTTAATGTGACTCactttcaatcaaaaccAGTATTACCCATAAAAAAGTTCCCGTTTGGAATCTTGTCGAGATTGATAGAGCTATGTGATGAAGCATTAGCAATCAATCCAATagaaatcaaccaaaatgGAGAACCCCGGTTCTCTCCTAACACTGAAAAGTCCATCAGTATGATAGTTAACTTCAAACCATTTGAAACCAGTGACAAGGCAATCAAGCTAATCATTCAAGATACGCAAAGTTTGATCAATGACAAGATAGATACCCTTTCCAGGCTTTACTCGGTTCTCAAGATCAGtgaaaagatcaagaaagaagtcGATGAACTTGTGTTGGCTTCTGTAACTGATACAGTTTCTCGTATCAAAGAGCAAATGAACTCTTCAAAGTCCAATTCTAATTCGATATCTAACTCGACCTTAAACAGTCCCATTGATTTGAACAGCCCAATTCATCTGGGGAAACTTACGCCGCTGTCCTCCCGATTTTCACCTCGACCTTCTCAGGCTCGTATACATTCTCCACAGCCATTGAAGTCTCCGAGAACAACCAGTCCacaaaatcttcaacctCCGCCAATAATTACGGCTTCACTGAGTGAAGACAGTTCTAACAGTCCCAACTATCCGTCTATCACACCTAAAGATATTTTATTAAGAGGAAGAAGCTCAAATATGGaattttcaagatcttccAACTCGATCTCGTCCCTTTCTTCCCCGAGATCAAGGAGGAACTCTAAGGATATCACAATCGAAGGCTTTAACGAGTTGGTCTTGACAAAACATAAAACTTCAGACCTGGATCATTCATCTCCCATGAGATCTTCTCCAGCCACCGTGAGCTCAATGCCCATACCCAACTCGAATGTAAACATTGGCCATAATCACTTTTACAGTCCTGGGCACAATTTGTCATCACTCCAAAGAAATACTCCTAGTTCCAGTCCGTTGATATCTCATAGTCAGATACATAACGATAGCTTGGAACGGCCTGATAAAGCATATTTGAATATCCTGGGTACCAGTAAGACGGTGACTAAACCACCCTTATCTCCTTTATTAGTCAGTCAAACTCCTGCAACAAAACCATCAGCTGGATCTATTAAGGACTATGAGATTATTAAAGCTATCAGCAAAGGAGCATTCGGGTCGGTTTTTCTTGCCAAAAGGAAACTTACAGGAGATTATGTTGCTATTAAATGTTTAAAGAAATCAGATATGGTGGCCAAGAATCAAATTTTGAATGTCAAATCAGAGCGGGcagtgatgatgaaacAATCTGATTCACCTTATGTGGCACAGCTCTATAGCTCCTTCCAAACAAATAACTATCTttatttggtgatggaatACCTCAATGGTGGAGACTGTGCAACCTTAATCAAGATGCTTGGGACGTTGGGTGTTGACTGGACTCGTCGATACGTAGCTGAAGTAATTGTTGGTGTGGAAGACCTTCATAAAAGAGGAATTATCCACAGAGATTTGAAACCAgataacttgttgatcgATAGTACAGGCCATTTGAAGTTGACTGATTTTGGTCTTTCGAGAATGGGAGTCATTGGTAGACAAAGATTGCAACGTAAAAGCAGCTCTTCCGAGCatggtgttgaactttTCCGCAGAAGTTTAGCATCTACAGTGACTCCAGGAAGTCCCCGGTTGAGTTTCGATGGACCAGTGTTTGAGGCCAGTAACGGTGGTAAACGAGCAAGCTCTGTTACACCATTTTCACTTTCTCCGACGGTTGATCAACGAAATTCTATTTCATCGCCTCTTAGTGAAACCCGTCAAACAGAATCCCGAATCAGTATTGACCAAGTACCGTCGGAGTCTCGTTCTGAACCTCAGTCATCAGACCGTTCAAAGAAGTATGATTCTCCAAATCTTAATCCGAGCTTGCCACGGACTTCATCTGAAACGTCGTTTgcaattgttgaagatgattttcaCGTTAGTCCTTCGCAAAGTGCTAAAGTAACTTCGTATAAGCTTTATGATCCTCAAGAAACCAGCGAAATCAAATTTGTGGGTACACCTGATTATCTTGCACCAGAAACTATTAGAGGTGTTGGTCAGTCTGAGGCTTCTGATTGGTGGTCTTTAGGTTGCATAATGTTTGAGTTTTTATTTGGTTACCCTCCATATCACTCAAGTACACCACAACAAGTTTTCACCAACATATTGAATGGGGAAATTGACTGGCCTAAATTActggaagaagattttgatgagATTTGTCCTCCAGctgccaaaaacttgatcGAACGGTTGTTGAATGTGAATCCAGAAGATAGACTTGGATATGGTGGCAGTGACGAAATTAAGAGACATCAGTACTTTAATGGAATTGACTGGGACAACTTATTTAACGAAATTCCCTCGTTTATTccacaacttgatgatccAGAATCAACAGAATACTTTGATAAAAGAGGAGCTGATATCTCGCAGTTTCCAAAGGATGAAAGTGAACTGAGTGACGAGGATCGAGGAAGCAATGATGATATGAAACTCAGAATTCGGGATGATAACCTTGGACTGGGGACCAGTGAAAGTAAAGGAACTACCAGCACCAACTCCAGCTCAAATAGCCGTCGTGGTAGTTTGTCTGCTGGGACAAAGAGAGAGAGAAGAAGTAGTAAATTGACAGATCCAAGCGAATTTGGCTCCTTTTACTTTAGAAACTTaaatgttcttgaaaaagcCAATAAAGATGTCATCAACAGATTGAAGAGTGAGCACTTAGAGCACCGTGGtagtttttcaagttcttcttcagacTCAACTCCTATCAGGTCTCGGGGATattcttttggtgaaaaGCCAAACTTTagtttgaacttgaacaactcaGGATCTGTAGGACTAGGATTGGCGTCTTCCTTTGGGCCTGGATCAAGTAGCTCAACCCCTGTGTCAGCTACAAACCTGGCACTGGGATACTTTGGTCCTCCATTAAAGGATGCAAGCCCCTTCAAAAGACCAGTTTCTCCTATGCTCACTGCGTTCAACCGTGccccatcaccaatgaaGGATCTCACTGGAAGTCCACCAAGTTTCAAGCAACACGAAAGAATTGGGTCTGGGCATTCAAGTGATGATATACCTGATTTTGGTAAGTTATCTCCCAATGACCCTCCAGCTATGAGACATAGATCTTCGGTGAACTCACTTGCTCGGAACAGTTTCAAAGACTCCCCTACGTCTTCGGACACCGAAGACAACAGCAGAGCACTTATGCGAGTACAGAAACGTAGGGAGAGCTCTCGTCGGCAGATGATGAATATCAATGAACTCGACATTTTGTACTGCGAGCCTATTCCTATTGTCCGACATGTTATCATGAActactttgaaaagttggggTGTATTGTGGTACTTGTTAATGATGGGGATGAACTTATTCGCAGAGCCACCGGGCAGGTGAAGTTTGATATGATATTTACGGCGTTGAAATTGCCCAaaattggtggaattgaTGCGGTCAAGCTCATTCGACACACCAATGGGGTCAACTCTCAAACTCCTTTAGTAGCAATTACCCTGTTTGCAAAAGAAGCTACTCAATCGGGACAGTTTTCAGAAGTGCTTGAAAAGCCGGTAGAATTTGAATGTCTTCGCCAGTGCTTAGCCCGGTCTCGTCTGGATGAAGTGTTTGAGAGCGACACCGAGAAATAA
- a CDS encoding uncharacterized protein (EggNog:ENOG503P6XY; COG:K) has product MNFKPSDYLSDLNLDFNENISLPTDLNAASDLDLFSKNDFYNLDFKEYKAKIEYNEDSPMSLESLTSVAAFNSTNADTNSYVPQTPVLDQTFNNVKVDAANEDKRKRNTAASARFRIKKKMKEQQMEAKSKELQEKVQSLEKKLMTLTMENKCLKSMILKKNEEQNIKLLESIKKRSITDSKPLFEYTK; this is encoded by the coding sequence ATGAACTTCAAGCCTTCGGACTACTTGTCCGATTTGAACCTAGACTTCAACGAGAACATTAGCCTACCCACCGACCTAAACGCAGCTAGCgatttggacttgttcTCGAAAAATGACTTTtacaacttggactttAAAGAGTACAAAGCGAAGATAGAATATAACGAAGATAGCCCCATGTCTCTCGAAAGCTTGACTCTGGTGGCTGCCTTCAACTCCACAAATGCAGACACAAACTCCTATGtgccacaaacaccagTACTTGATCAGACCTTCAATAACGTTAAGGTGGATGCTGCTAACGAAGATAAGCGCAAGAGAAATACCGCTGCATCCGCTAGATTCAGGAttaagaagaaaatgaaggAGCAGCAGATGGAggccaagtccaaagaATTACAGGAGAAAGTCCAACTGTtagagaagaagttgatgactttgacaATGGAAAACAAATGCCTAAAGAGCATGATATTAAAGAAAAACGAGGAGCAGAATATCAAACTCTTGGAAAGCATCAAGAAGAGATCTATAACGGACTCCAAACCTTTGTTTGAATATACCAAGTAA
- a CDS encoding uncharacterized protein (EggNog:ENOG503NZ40; COG:S), which produces MNTGSYDSGQINWNNMGNTSAPQPGGQFSGSTGDGSVWGPGPTHRRSSTFETIWTTNSNHSSISSAGGVPHSPQDLDVFGFAPMANVASGINTNVMNHNPTMIHQNALNQSPSIHQIPGDNPMNPPVGYGINLHPRSMGSMSGATMSPQIGSGPFGGGFVNHRSSIGSSDSHPGDYSWDHRRHSQGDVPLGSPKNTNASIDLKTTANTPGDHAASSPASNDPAQLVNEYFDADPHRRVTVTLHRLQEQYYGDTPTPNVSLPRFPSEPSLRNSQLVLVAFKAGRLDVFTLPGPSSHPELGQVRPGDLVIVEADRGRDLGRLVQLDVSIDEARWLKYLQFQEQQHALTDEEANRRGSGHSEDHDHSQPVLHLPKAVVSFASQTEVLRVLNKQQDEEKACRLCVAKISSLTLGAHGEGLANMQLIDAEYQFDRNKLIFYYATNRRIDFRDLVRELFRIYKTRIWMCAVVGIPFSRRSSMVTPIHFNSPFPTSVPRNFSDNNSTNEETDTGESFVLKSLVDQINH; this is translated from the coding sequence ATGAATACAGGAAGTTACGATTCAGGTCAGATAAATTGGAACAATATGGGTAATACGAGTGCTCCTCAACCAGGTGGCCAATTTTCGGGGTCAACAGGTGATGGATCAGTATGGGGTCCCGGACCTACCCACAGAAGATCTCTGACGTTTGAAACCATTTGGACCACCAATTCAAACCACTCATCAATTCTGAGTGCAGGGGGGGTGCCCCACAGCCCCCAGGACTTGGATGTATTTGGGTTTGCACCAATGGCAAATGTGGCAAGTGGTATAAATACCAATGTGATGAACCACAATCCCACCATGATACATCAGAATGCCCTAAATCAAAGCCCTCTGATCCATCAGATTCCGGGAGATAACCCCATGAACCCCCCGGTGGGCTACGGTATAAACTTACATCCCCGGTCCATGGGTCTGATGAGTGGTGCTACAATGAGTCCTCAAATTGGATCGGGGccttttggtggtgggttTGTGAACCATCGCAGCTCGATCGGATCGTCTGACTCGCACCCAGGAGACTACTCGTGGGACCACCGCCGCCATTCACAGGGCGATGTGCCCTTGGGTTCTCCCAAAAATACCAACGCTTCGATCGACTTGAAGACGACCGCCAACACACCTGGAGATCACGCCGCTTCTTCTCCCGCCTCCAACGACCCGGCACAGCTTGTAAATGAATACTTTGATGCAGATCCGCATCGTCGTGTGACAGTCACACTCCACCGTCTTCAGGAACAGTATTACGGCGACACCCCCACGCCCAACGTGCTGTTGCCCCGGTTCCCGTCCGAACCGTCATTGCGCAATTCCCAGCTTGTTCTTGTGGCCTTCAAGGCCGGTAGACTCGATGTATTTACACTTCCTGGCCCCAGTTCGCATCCCGAGTTGGGCCAGGTACGTCCTGGAGACCTTGTAATTGTGGAGGCTGACCGAGGACGGGACTTGGGCCGGCTTGTGCAGTTGGACGTTTCGATTGACGAGGCTCGGTGGTTGAAATATTTACAGTTTCAAGAGCAGCAGCACGCGTTGACTGACGAAGAAGCCAACCGGCGTGGTAGTGGCCATTCAGAAGACCACGACCATCTGCAACCAGTGTTGCACCTCCCCAAAGCAGTGGTATCGTTTGCACTGCAAACAGAGGTGTTGAGGGTGCTCAACAAGCAACAAGACGAAGAAAAGGCATGCCGCTTGTGTGTGGCCAAAATCTCAAGTCTCACATTGGGAGCACATGGAGAGGGCCTTGCAAACATGCAGTTAATCGATGCCGAATACCAGTTTGATCGAAATAAATTGATCTTCTACTACGCTACCAATCGCCGGATTGACTTTCGTGATTTAGTACGGGAGTTGTTTCGCATCTACAAaacaagaatttggatGTGTGCTGTGGTTGGGATCCCCTTTTCCCGCCGGTCGTCTATGGTGACTCCCATTCACTTTAACCTGCCATTTCCCACGTCGGTGCCTCGCAACTTTAGCGATAACAACTCCACTAACGAGGAGACCGACACCGGCGAGCTGTTTGTGTTGAAGTCACTTGTCGATCAGATCAATCACTAA